The genomic stretch ATAATCCAGCTTGATCTGCAAGAACAAATAATTTTGCTAAATGTGGTACAGATCTGGCACTCTCCAGTCCTCCCAACATACGGAAATGTTTCTGGTGCCCGTTCAAATAGGCTAAAAACACAATGCCGGTCTTATAGTAGTAGGTAGGCGCTTGGAAAATGTGGCGTGATAAAGGTAATGTACTATCCAAAATAGCTCTATACTCTTGTTTATTACCTCGATCCAGAGCCTGAATTGCGGTCGATGCTGCCGGAGCAATCGCATCAAAAATACCTAACAATGCATGACTATATCCAGTTTCATCTCCCTGGATTAACTCTGGATAATTAAAGTCGTCTCCTGTATACATTTTAACTCCTTTAGGCAAGATACGACGCATTTCAATTTCACGCTGGGCATCAAGTAGAGATATTTTAATACCGTCCACTTTTTCTTTATTATCTCTAATGACATTTAGGCACACCTCCATCGCACTATTTAAATTCTTATAGCCCCAATAGCCTGAAAGTGAAGGATCAAATGCCTCTCCCAACCAATGAAGAATTACTGGTTTTTTAACTTGTTTTAAGATATCACTATATACATCATAATAATCATCTGGGCTAGTTGCACATGCAGCAAGAGCTCGACTCGCCATTAATATAACTTGTCCCTCATACTTTTCAATAAACTCACATTGTTCTAGATATGCTTCCTTTACTTGAGACAATGTAATCCTTGAAATATTTTGAAGCTGATCTGTTCCCGCGCCGCAAGCAATTCCCCCTCTAACTGACTTTGCCTCTTGAAGAGAACGAGTAATTAATTCTCTTGTATTATTCCAGCCAAGACCCATTCCACGTTGTGCTGTATCCATGGCCTCTGCTACTCCTAAACCAAGTGACCAAAGGTATCTACGATAATTAAGAGTTCCTTCCCAATCAATCGCTGCTTCTTCCATAGGACTATTATCAATAAACGGATCACATACTACGTGTGCAGCTGAATACACAACTCTACTCTTTAATGGACTAGTTGGCTTTGGATAAAATTTAGGTTCACTAGTCTGGTAATTATAAACTTGTCCATTTTCATCTGGTAACATTAACTTAATCATAGTTGCCCCCTCAATATTGGTCTTCTTTGCTATTGTGCGACATTGCTAATGGATTTTTTTACTGACGCATATTTTATTATTAGTTTCACTCTCTTATTATTTCCAATATCTCTTTGTATGTTTTACTTTAACTTCCCTGTACGCTCTTGTTCCCAATGATCTACGATACCAGCAGGAGCATATACATAGAGAATAGTTAAATCTTCTGTTCCTATATTTACAAGACTGTGTTCAATATTGGGCGGGATATATACTACACTAAAGCCTTCCACATTTTTTGTTTCTTGCCCAACCGTTATGATACCTTTTCCTGATAAGATAATATAAATTTCTTCATTCGAATGTGAGTGCAACGGGATTTTCCCATCAGGAAAAATAACTGAGTGACCCGTAACAAAGTGCTGTGCTTTTAAATCACCCTTCCCTACAAGTACCTTTGAATGACGTCCCGCTGGGAAAATTTCACCTTCAATATCTTCTAACTTAATTAAATGCACGTTATTTACTCTCCATTTCTACTTATTTAACTATCTATTAAATGCTCGAAATTAAAACTCTATCGTAATTTTGTTGGCTTTACTTTCTTTGCTGTAAGCTATCTTCATTGCTTCTTGAATCTCTTTGAAAGGTACAATATGGTTAGTTATTGAGTCTAGTTTAAACCTTTTAGTCGCAATTAGATTAATAGCGCGCTCCCAGACTCTTGCACTTGCTATATTTCCGTAAATCCTTAAATCCTTTGCAATAATCTGAGAGGTAGGTACTTCTGCATTCTCGTGATATAATCCTAAAAGAGAAATTTGCCCACCTAAACTAGCTAACTTAATAGAGAGGTTAAGTAGTGATGGTACACCTGCAGCTTCAATTACAGCATTCACACCTTTCCCTTTAGTCTTATTAAAGATATATTTCTCTAAATCCTCACCTGTTAAGGAAGTAACATCGTCACACCCTCCGATAATTCCTTCACGCAGACGGCCATGGTTTGTATCTACTCCAATAATGGTTGTGGCTCCCATGCTTTTTGCTAATTGGCATACCATTAATCCGATAGGTCCTAATCCAAAGACAAGAACACTTGCACCCGTAATATTCTCAATCTTATCCAGAGAGTAAAGCGCAATAGTGAGTGGTTCCACTAAAGCCCCTTCTCTATAAGACATAGAGGAGGGAAGAAGATGAACTCCCCTTTCAGGTATAGTCAAGTACTCCGCAAACGCCCCTGACTTCCCTATAATCCCCACTCTAATACGATCAGGGCACAAGTTATTCTTTCCCTGTAAGCAAAAGTTACATACACCACATCCGATATGACATTCTCCTGTAACACGATCTCCAACCTTTACCTTTTTAACTTTTCCGCCTACTCTTACTACTTCTCCAGACCATTCGTGCCCAGGAATAATAGGAAAAGATAGATTTCCTTCTTTTATATAGGAGATGCTGCCATCATAAATTTTCAAGTCTGTTCCACATATTCCAGCATATTTAACCTTAATGAGCACCTCATTTTCAGTTGGAATTGGGATTGGCATTTCAGTCATTTTTATTGAATGTGGTGCTATTACCTTCGCAGCCTTCATTGTTTTCATATCCTCATCTCCCTTATTTTCCAAGTTGAATGAGAACGATATTTCTGCCACTAGCAGAACCTCCCTATACTCCCTTTATCAACTCATGCAATTTGACTTCCTCTCCAGATTCGGAAGACTTATTAATTGCATGAAGAAGCTGAAATGCTTTTCTTGCTTCTTCACTTGTCACAAGGGGCTTTCTTCCTTGGTCAAGAGCTTCTAGAAAATCTTGATATTGAGCTCCAATCGATTGAATAGAAACCTGTCCAGGATCAGCAACTGTTTCTTTTTTATCTGTAACTAATACCTTCTCATGTTTGTCTAACTTTGATTGATAAAACACTACTTCATCACCTTCAATTGTTAATGACCCTTCTGTACCAAGGATATCCAATCTTGCTGGGTAACCAGGGAAAGCACTTGTAGTGGCACTAATAACTCCTAAGCTCCCACTCTGAAACTTAAGACAAGCCATTGCCGTATCCTCTACATCAATCGTTTGATGAAAAATTCGGTCAGTATAGGCTTTTACTGAGTCTACTTCCCCCATTATCCAAAGCATAAGATCAATTGTATGAATAGCTTGGATAGCAAGTACTCCTCCGCCTGCTAATTCTCTAAACCCTCTCCACGAATCATAGTAATTAGGATCTCGGTACCAGTTTACGATACAATTAGTACCAATAACTCTTCCAAGTTTCCCACCTTTAATTTTATCTCTTAAAAAAGTAGTAGCTTGATCAAAACGATGTTGGGATATAACTGAAAAAAGTATTCCACTTTGCTCACATAATTTAATGTAAGTATCAATTTTTTCTAAACTTGTACCAATTGGTTTTTCTGCCAAAATATTTTTTTTATATCGCACACATAATTGTATTAAATCATTATGATACCCAGGCGGTGTTAGTAAAACTACAACTTGTATGTCCGGGTCAGAAATTAGCTCTAGATTGTTACTATATACCTTACATCCATATTGTTGAGACACACTTTTGGCTTTTTTAGAATCATGGTCTGCTACACCAATTAACTTCATAAGATGATTAGCTTGAATTGCTTCAAAGTGTGCTTTTGAAATTGTACCGCACCCTATTACTCCAACATTTACAATTTTCGACATTATATCTCCCTCATTCACTTCCATCTTCTTGTTATAGCCTTAAAATGAAGCTTATATCTTATAAACTGAAACCGTTTTACTATTATTTTAATCTTTATTCACTTATATATTTTAATAATTATTATTTAAAATAGTATATCGGTATCTCTTTGAAATGAGACGATCTATTACTGCTATTCTAAACCATGTTTTAATTCATTATCATCGCTTTCTCTTTATATTCTTTCATAATGCTTCGACTAACAATCATTCTATGAATTTGAGACGTACCGTCATAAATTTGACATATTTTAGCATCTCTCATAAACCTTTCTACTGAGTATTCCTTGCTGTATCCATATCCGCCAAAAATTTGGACAGCATTCGTTGTATGACGCATTGCGTTATCAGAGCAGAAATATTTAGCCATAGAAGATTGTTTTGTAAAAGGTAACCCTGAATCTCTTAGCTGCGCAGCACGATAAAGCAGTAGACGTCCAGCATCAATTTCAGTTTCCATTTCTGCAAGCATAAAACCTACCCCTTGAAAGTTACCAATTGGCTTTCCAAATTGCTCCCTGTTTGCTGCATAAGATGCAGCAGCCTCAAACGCAGCCCGTGAAAGCCCCAAAGATAAAGCTGCAATGTCTAAGCGGGTTCCATCTAACCCTGCCATCATAATTTTAAAGCCCTGTCCTTCTTCACCAAGCATGTTTTCTTCTGGTACAACACAATTATCAAAGAATAGCTGACTAATAGGAACTCCATGCTGTCCCATCATATAATCTTTTGGGCCAGCTGAAAAACCAGGCATATCTTTTTCAACGATGAAACACGTTAATCCATGCACACCTTTTGACTTATCCGTTACGGTTAAAACAATCGTCATATCTGCAACAGGACCCAGAGTAATAAAAGATTTTGTACCATTCAAAATCCAATTATCACCTTTCTTTACAGCAGTTGTTTTAATATTTGCTGCATCTGAACCTGCTCCTGGTTCTGTAATAGAAAACGATCCAATTTTTCTACCACTACTTAAGGTTGGTAACCACTTATCCTTTTGCTCTTCTGTTCCAAATTGATGAATTAAAGCAAGATGGAGTCGAACAGCACCAATTACATTACATACAGCTGCACTGACTTTTGCAATCTCTTCATTACTCATAACAGCCGTTAAAGTACCACTATTAATTCCTCCTACTTCTTCCGGTAGTTCCATTCCTAATATTCCAAGTTCACCAGCTTTTTGAATAATATCAGGGAAAAATTCATCTTTCTCTTCAATTTCTTTAGCTCTAGGAGCTACCACTTCCGTTGCAAATGTTTTTACTAGTTGACGAATTTCTTTCATGGAATCTGTAAGTTGAAAATCCATTATTAGCACCTCTTTTATGGGATATTTAATAGTTATCATAGATATTGACATTCACTATACTAAAGTTTTGCATATAACGTACTTGTAGCAAGTATTACTTAAATTTATAAGGACCTTTCTAAAATCTCAACTAAGTCGAGCGTTTGAACCTGATGTTCCATTTCTTTTGCTTTTATACCGTCATTGATCATCGTTGAGCAGTAAGAACAGCCTGTACTAATAAGTGTCGGGTTAATTTCAAGAAGTTGTTCAGTTCTCGCTATATTGATACGAGTCCCTTTATCTTCCTCCATCCACATGAGTCCCCCACCTGCACCGCAGCACATTGAATTTTCTCTGTTCCTCTCAGGTTCAATGACCTTTAAACCTGGAATCGATTTTAAAATTTTGCGTGGCGCATCATACACATTGTTGTAGCGCCCTAAGTAACAAGAATCATGATAAGTAACCACTTCATTTACTTTATTCTTCGGTGTTAATTTTCCTGATTCGATTAATTTAGCCAATAATTCGGTATGATGATATACTTCTGCTTCCAGACCAAACTCGGGATATTCATTTTTAAATGTGTTAAAAGCATGTGGGTCAGTTGTAACAATTTTCTTTACTTGATACTTTTTAAAGGATTCAATATTTGCAACTGCTAATTCTTGATATAAAAATTCATTTCCTAGACGACGAGGCGTATCTCCAGAATTTTTTTCTTCATTTCCAAGAATGGCTACCTTAACATTAGCTTTATTTAGAACGCGAGCGAAAGATTTTGTAATGTTTTGACTACGTTTATCATAAGACCCCATCGATCCAACAAAGAATAAATAATCAAACTCTTCTCCATTCTTTTTCAATTCGCTTACGGTTGGAATCTTTATTGAATTAGCTATGCTTTCACGCCAATTCATTCTTTCATTACGATTAATCCCCCATGGATTTCCTTGACGTTCAATATTAGTCATTGCACGCTGGGCATCAGAGTTCATTTTCCCTTCTGTTAGAACAAGGTAACGACGCAAGTCAATAATTTTGTCAACGTGCTCATTCATTACAGGGCATTGATCCTCACAATTGCGACAAGTAGTACATGCCCAAATTTCTTCTTCTGTAATAATATCGCCTATTAAGCTAACATTCTCTTTAGTTGCAGCTACCTCTAGGAAACTATGCCCTTTAGAATTTAATGGGCTTTTCATCGATTTATTAAAAGCAAAGGCTGGTACCCATGGATCCCGAGATGTAATAGCAGCTCCCTTTTCTGTTAGATGATCTCTCATCTTCAGTATAAGATGCATAGGAGATAATGTTTTTCCAGTTTCTGAGGCTGGGCACATATTAGTACAACGTCCACATTCAGCACACGCATATAAATCAACTAATTGATTTTGAGTAAAATTTTCAATCTTTCCAACACCAAACTCTTCAATATTTGTAGCTTCAAAATCAATTTTTTTTAATTTCCTACCAGGTCCACTTTTCTTCAGAAAGACATTAAGCATGGCGAATAGTTCATGAGCCTGTTTCGATTGTGGAACAAATAACATAAAAGAGAAGACGGTTATCATGTGAATCCACCAAAAAATATGAAATAATACAGTTCCTGCGGTTGCCCCAATTCCAGCAAAAGTTAATAAGATAATCCCTGAAAATGGAGCATAAGCGAGATTTGGTTGATGCCCTAGCATAATTGCTTCAAAACCTAAGCAAAGTAATATAGATATAGTTAAAACAAATAAAGCAATAATAACAAAGGCTGCTTTTCCATCACGTTTCCATTGTAATCGCTTTAATTTTTCAACATACCGACGATAAAAAGCATATATGACAGCTAACATCATGAGGAATGTCGTCCATTCCTGAAGAAAGCTAAAATACTTGTGTGCTTCTCCCAAAGGAAACTCATACCCTTTTATAAATCCCTTTATAATAAGTTCTATGAGTCCTATTTGGATAATAAAAAAGCCGTAAAATAATATGAGATGCATATAACCGCTTTTCTTATCTTTAAATAATTTTCTGTGACCAAAAATATTTACTAATACCGTGTTTAATCGCTCTTTAAGGTTAGGTTTAAACTCTGTTTTTTCTCCTAGTTTTATAAACAAATATCTAGTGTATACGAGGTTAAAAAACAAATATATTACATACCCAGTCACAGCGAGAAAAACAAGCAAATTTAATAATAAAAACATCTTTTTATCCCTCCTTATTGATTCTTAGCCGTTTTTTTCATTGGGATCTGAGTATAATTTAAGACATCTTTAATAATTAACGTTATCTATTTATTATACTGCAGCTATTGTAATCTTTTTGAATTCTTCGGTTAACATTGGAACTACATCGAATAAGTCCCCTACAATGCCATAGTCAGCTATATCAAAAATTGGCGCTTCTGGGTCTTTATTTATCGCTACAATTATTTTAGAATTTGACATACCTGCTAAGTGCTGAATAGCCCCAGAAATACCACAGGCGATATATAAGTCTGGCGTCACTACTTTACCTGTTTGCCCGATTTGTAAAGAATAATCGCAATATTCAGCATCGCATGCTCCCCTTGATGCACCTATCGCACCGCCTAATACATCTGCAAGATTTTGAAGTAAATTAAACCCTTCTGGTGATTTTAAACCACGCCCTCCTGCAATTACTACTTTTGCTTCAGTAAGGTCTACTCCTTCTGAGGTTTTACGTATCACTTCTTTTATAACTGTACGAAGATTATTAACCTCTACCTTGAAATCTACTTTTTTTATACTCCCTTCGTTTTGTAAAGGAATGATGTTATTAGGACGAATGGTTGCAAATTGAATACCTTCTACAAATTTTCTTCGCTCAAGTGCTTTTCCAGCATAAATGGGCCGTGTAAAAGTAATATCCTCACCTTCCCTTTGCACATCAATAACATCAGATACAAGTCCCAGACTAAAGAAAGAGGCGATACGAGGTGAAAGATCTTTACCAATTGCAGTATGTGGCATTAAGATTACATCAGGCTTTATCTCCTCAATTACTTGACATAAAGCCTGAAAATAGGCATCTGTAGTATAAACATCTAATTCTTCATTGGTTACTGTGTATATTTCACTTGCTCCATACTTACCAAGCTCTTCCGTATGCTTTTCCATATCATTGCCAAAAGCGACAGTAACTACTTCTTGTCTATCAGTAATACGGTTTGCAGCAGTTAAAACTTCTAGAGATACATTGCGTAATTTGTTGTCTTTTGTCTCTACTATTGCTAATACTTTTTTGCTCATATTTTTCTCCCCCTTACATTAAATAACTTTTTCTTTATTATTAAGAATATTTACAATCTGTTTAACCTGTTCTTCAATCTCTCCACTCAGGATATAACCAGCTTCTTTTTTAGGAGGTAAAAAAGTTGTGGTGACAACAGTTCTTGGCAATTCGTTATTGAAATTTAGGTCTTCTAGCTCTAGGTGTTCCAATGGCTTTTTCTTGGCTTTCATGATACCGGGCAAAGATGGGTATCGGGGTTCATTTAGCCCTTGTTGTGTAGATACAAGTAAAGGCAATAAAACTTCAATACTTTCAATATCACCTTCTACATCACGTTTAATGTATGCCTTTTTATCATTGATTTCCAAGTTGGTAATTGCAGTCACCTGGGCAATCTTAAGTTCTTCTGCTAAACGCGGACCTATCTGACCAGATCCATTATCAACAGCCATATTCCCACAAAGAATAATGTCATACTCACGGTCTTTTATTACAGCTGCTAGGATTTTCCCAACGCTGAATTCATCTAACGCAACGTCGCCGCTGTTTACTAATACTGCTTTGTCAGCTCCCATTGCAAGAGCTGTGCGAAGGGCACTCTCTGCGCGCTCTGGACCCAATGTTATGACAGTGACTTCACCTCCGTGTTGTTCTTTTAACCTAACTGCTTCTTCAACTGCATATTCATCATACGGATTAACAACAAATTCAGCTTCTTCTTCCACGATTCTTTCATTTATTATGTTAATTTTTTCCTCTGTATCAAACGTCTGTTTCACTAGTACTAAAATGTTCATTTTTAACCTCCTAAGGGATCAATAGTAAACCGGTATCTTATTTTATATAATAAAAATAACAGACTATTTTGTCAATGATTTTTGTTGAATAGTTTAATTTTCAATAAATCATTTCAGAAAAATAGTATATCGGTTTCCTATATAAAAATCTCCTCTATTGCTTAATAGATTTACCTCATTGGATAAAGTTATTAAGCGTATCAAGAAACAAGCTATTATTTAACCATAAGATTATAAATTTGCATTCTATAGTAAAATAATCATCATACAATATTGAAAGTTTTTATTTTAAATTTTCTGACTTTTAATGCCAGAAAT from Bacillus sp. 1780r2a1 encodes the following:
- a CDS encoding dihydrodipicolinate synthase family protein, with the translated sequence MIKLMLPDENGQVYNYQTSEPKFYPKPTSPLKSRVVYSAAHVVCDPFIDNSPMEEAAIDWEGTLNYRRYLWSLGLGVAEAMDTAQRGMGLGWNNTRELITRSLQEAKSVRGGIACGAGTDQLQNISRITLSQVKEAYLEQCEFIEKYEGQVILMASRALAACATSPDDYYDVYSDILKQVKKPVILHWLGEAFDPSLSGYWGYKNLNSAMEVCLNVIRDNKEKVDGIKISLLDAQREIEMRRILPKGVKMYTGDDFNYPELIQGDETGYSHALLGIFDAIAPAASTAIQALDRGNKQEYRAILDSTLPLSRHIFQAPTYYYKTGIVFLAYLNGHQKHFRMLGGLESARSVPHLAKLFVLADQAGLLMDPEFAVYRMNSFLNLAGVSNSV
- a CDS encoding electron transfer flavoprotein subunit alpha/FixB family protein → MSKKVLAIVETKDNKLRNVSLEVLTAANRITDRQEVVTVAFGNDMEKHTEELGKYGASEIYTVTNEELDVYTTDAYFQALCQVIEEIKPDVILMPHTAIGKDLSPRIASFFSLGLVSDVIDVQREGEDITFTRPIYAGKALERRKFVEGIQFATIRPNNIIPLQNEGSIKKVDFKVEVNNLRTVIKEVIRKTSEGVDLTEAKVVIAGGRGLKSPEGFNLLQNLADVLGGAIGASRGACDAEYCDYSLQIGQTGKVVTPDLYIACGISGAIQHLAGMSNSKIIVAINKDPEAPIFDIADYGIVGDLFDVVPMLTEEFKKITIAAV
- a CDS encoding dimethylsulfonioproprionate lyase family protein, whose translation is MHLIKLEDIEGEIFPAGRHSKVLVGKGDLKAQHFVTGHSVIFPDGKIPLHSHSNEEIYIILSGKGIITVGQETKNVEGFSVVYIPPNIEHSLVNIGTEDLTILYVYAPAGIVDHWEQERTGKLK
- a CDS encoding acyl-CoA dehydrogenase family protein; this translates as MDFQLTDSMKEIRQLVKTFATEVVAPRAKEIEEKDEFFPDIIQKAGELGILGMELPEEVGGINSGTLTAVMSNEEIAKVSAAVCNVIGAVRLHLALIHQFGTEEQKDKWLPTLSSGRKIGSFSITEPGAGSDAANIKTTAVKKGDNWILNGTKSFITLGPVADMTIVLTVTDKSKGVHGLTCFIVEKDMPGFSAGPKDYMMGQHGVPISQLFFDNCVVPEENMLGEEGQGFKIMMAGLDGTRLDIAALSLGLSRAAFEAAASYAANREQFGKPIGNFQGVGFMLAEMETEIDAGRLLLYRAAQLRDSGLPFTKQSSMAKYFCSDNAMRHTTNAVQIFGGYGYSKEYSVERFMRDAKICQIYDGTSQIHRMIVSRSIMKEYKEKAMIMN
- a CDS encoding alcohol dehydrogenase catalytic domain-containing protein, producing the protein MKTMKAAKVIAPHSIKMTEMPIPIPTENEVLIKVKYAGICGTDLKIYDGSISYIKEGNLSFPIIPGHEWSGEVVRVGGKVKKVKVGDRVTGECHIGCGVCNFCLQGKNNLCPDRIRVGIIGKSGAFAEYLTIPERGVHLLPSSMSYREGALVEPLTIALYSLDKIENITGASVLVFGLGPIGLMVCQLAKSMGATTIIGVDTNHGRLREGIIGGCDDVTSLTGEDLEKYIFNKTKGKGVNAVIEAAGVPSLLNLSIKLASLGGQISLLGLYHENAEVPTSQIIAKDLRIYGNIASARVWERAINLIATKRFKLDSITNHIVPFKEIQEAMKIAYSKESKANKITIEF
- a CDS encoding electron transfer flavoprotein subunit beta/FixA family protein, translated to MNILVLVKQTFDTEEKINIINERIVEEEAEFVVNPYDEYAVEEAVRLKEQHGGEVTVITLGPERAESALRTALAMGADKAVLVNSGDVALDEFSVGKILAAVIKDREYDIILCGNMAVDNGSGQIGPRLAEELKIAQVTAITNLEINDKKAYIKRDVEGDIESIEVLLPLLVSTQQGLNEPRYPSLPGIMKAKKKPLEHLELEDLNFNNELPRTVVTTTFLPPKKEAGYILSGEIEEQVKQIVNILNNKEKVI
- a CDS encoding Gfo/Idh/MocA family oxidoreductase, whose translation is MSKIVNVGVIGCGTISKAHFEAIQANHLMKLIGVADHDSKKAKSVSQQYGCKVYSNNLELISDPDIQVVVLLTPPGYHNDLIQLCVRYKKNILAEKPIGTSLEKIDTYIKLCEQSGILFSVISQHRFDQATTFLRDKIKGGKLGRVIGTNCIVNWYRDPNYYDSWRGFRELAGGGVLAIQAIHTIDLMLWIMGEVDSVKAYTDRIFHQTIDVEDTAMACLKFQSGSLGVISATTSAFPGYPARLDILGTEGSLTIEGDEVVFYQSKLDKHEKVLVTDKKETVADPGQVSIQSIGAQYQDFLEALDQGRKPLVTSEEARKAFQLLHAINKSSESGEEVKLHELIKGV
- a CDS encoding heterodisulfide reductase-related iron-sulfur binding cluster, translating into MFLLLNLLVFLAVTGYVIYLFFNLVYTRYLFIKLGEKTEFKPNLKERLNTVLVNIFGHRKLFKDKKSGYMHLILFYGFFIIQIGLIELIIKGFIKGYEFPLGEAHKYFSFLQEWTTFLMMLAVIYAFYRRYVEKLKRLQWKRDGKAAFVIIALFVLTISILLCLGFEAIMLGHQPNLAYAPFSGIILLTFAGIGATAGTVLFHIFWWIHMITVFSFMLFVPQSKQAHELFAMLNVFLKKSGPGRKLKKIDFEATNIEEFGVGKIENFTQNQLVDLYACAECGRCTNMCPASETGKTLSPMHLILKMRDHLTEKGAAITSRDPWVPAFAFNKSMKSPLNSKGHSFLEVAATKENVSLIGDIITEEEIWACTTCRNCEDQCPVMNEHVDKIIDLRRYLVLTEGKMNSDAQRAMTNIERQGNPWGINRNERMNWRESIANSIKIPTVSELKKNGEEFDYLFFVGSMGSYDKRSQNITKSFARVLNKANVKVAILGNEEKNSGDTPRRLGNEFLYQELAVANIESFKKYQVKKIVTTDPHAFNTFKNEYPEFGLEAEVYHHTELLAKLIESGKLTPKNKVNEVVTYHDSCYLGRYNNVYDAPRKILKSIPGLKVIEPERNRENSMCCGAGGGLMWMEEDKGTRINIARTEQLLEINPTLISTGCSYCSTMINDGIKAKEMEHQVQTLDLVEILERSL